The Sorangiineae bacterium MSr11954 DNA segment GCAAACACGGGGCCCGATCGGCCAAGCAGGCGATCGCCATTGGCCTCTCGAAGGCCCGGCGCGCGGGCGTCGATCTGCCGCCGCCTGCACCCGGCAAGACGTCCTCCAAAACGCGGCGCAGCGCCCAGCGCGATTACGAAAAGGGGCACACGCCCCGCGCGGCCGCCGCGCGCAAATCGCCTTCGCCGCGGCGTTCGCGCGCCACCAAGGCCGCTCTGAAGCGCGAAGGCACGGCGGCGGCATCGCATGGCGCCTTG contains these protein-coding regions:
- a CDS encoding DUF6496 domain-containing protein encodes the protein MERARRAKARGKAPSTQAGEFVREEIEHVREGKHGARSAKQAIAIGLSKARRAGVDLPPPAPGKTSSKTRRSAQRDYEKGHTPRAAAARKSPSPRRSRATKAALKREGTAAASHGALARQAHSAATRRTRADRSQAAKKAVRTKGPAARSAAAKKGARTRAARSGRKPAHR